The Rhizophagus irregularis chromosome 30, complete sequence genome contains the following window.
CAAACAATTTTTTAGTGCgcatatattatattagtagAAATCACTTATGATTAGACATTACACATTTTTCTCaagtatatattttaataatacaccCACCTGCCAAAAGTATCCGGACACTTCTAAAAAATGACCattaaatcacattattttGACGTCTAGTGATCAGAATTTAACGATTTATGATTCATTGGATTCATCTAATTGAGACGCATCTAACCGCAGTATTTTCAAGTCTGTAAATTCAATAGATCAGAAGTTATTGCTGAATGTCTAAAAacagtaaaatgcaaataacttttgatctaTCAATTCTAgagatatgaaaataatagatacaATGTACCTTAACAAGATAAATCTAATGAATCATATTTCATTATTCTAAGTTTAATAGGGAAGAAAATGTTGTGAAATTTGTATTTGCCAAagttttaaagataaaaaatgaattacttcATAAAGttaaatcacattatttcAATAACCAGTGAacagaatttaattatttatgattcaATGAATTCATATTATCAAAATGCATCTAATTACAGTGTTTTTATGTCTCTAAATTTGATGGATCAGATGTTATTCTCAacagtaaaatgcaaataattcattattcacttttaaaaatttgacatatacaaatttcaaaatgtttTCTTCTCTATTGAACTTAGAAAGATGAAATATGATTCATTAGATTTGTCTTGTTAAGATACATGGTATCTATTATTTACACGTCTCTAGAATTGAtagatcaaaagttatttgcattttactatttttagacATTCAGCAATAACTTCTGATCTATTGAACTTACAGACTTGAAAATACTGCAGTTAGATGCGTCTCAAttagacgaatccaatgaatcataaatcattaaattctgatcactggacgttaaaataatgtgatttaatAGTCATTTTTTAGAGGTGTCTGGATACTTTTGGCAGGTGGGTATACATTTAAATTACCATTggtatttttattcattatttataatcagTATTACTGTATATTGCTAGTTGAAAACGCTTTGAAAACAAACATATTCTCATATTAGGATTAGATGATACATTTTATGCaattacatgatttttaacTAAAGTCGCTACATTGTGATATGTAAAAATCACATTATCAAAActcttgataataaataataataaacttctTGACTtgttatataaacttatattttagTAGGAATCATGCAGAAAGAGAACAAAAGTAAAAGTATTCAATAATTTAggtttttttgctttttcaaaataaaattaaagaatttttctttaaatagaCTCTTCAATTCATGAGAAACTAAAGAAACTAAGTATTAGATTAAGTCAATTTGAATCTTATATATGTAAACCCCAAGAAAATGGTTCTGAAATTCTGATATAAGTAGAGTTTCGAACAGGTTgaccaaattcaggtaacctaACAGGTTGACCTGAATTTATCAGGTCAGGTTTAGCAATTGCAATTCAGCATCAGTTCAGGTTGTAACATTAATATAACCTAAATGACCTGTTAACCTGAaactatgattttatataatataagtgatggtattataattcactttttatattgattttatataataaaagtgagttgcagtatcggaattcactttttttatattgattttatatagttgtggtattgcgattcacctttttatatgattttaatataaaaaagtgaatcgcaatattttcaaaaaaaatgttttgcatcatttttttttttgatattttaataaaaatcctgaaaattttcaggtttcagttcaggtcaggtcaaacaaataacctgatataacctgacctgacctgacccatttGGAACTCtagatataaggttattaattcatagaaatatgagccttttacagAAAAAAGATGTAATAATTAGATAAGGGATTTAGggtaaagaaattataaagagAAGAGTTAAATgttcaattatataaattatatcaatgAAATGATATGATCCAAAAAAATGTACAGTACATCaaacttttttcaaaaactgATTTCATAGTACTATATGAACTTTTaagcatataaaaaaaattcttaatataatCAGAAACTTATGAATCCATATTACTTAATTCATGTGACATATTTACCtcggtatataaaaaaatttacataccaAACTTCGATCATATAAATCAGTATTGattgatataaattaaaatataaattttgaccTTTGAAAATTAGTCTTCTTTAGAATAATATAACCTGAAATAACCTTAATTTCAACAAgttataatgttatatttgGTATTAATTACTATCATTTGCTTTTGTTGctgataattaattaaaaattaaataaaaaatattgattcatatttcattattttatatttgatcataattatttatttcaagtATTTTAATTCGTTCATTTAGATTAAATAAACGTGATTGATTTAGGCAGCTATGTCACAAAATCATGAATTtatagatattaaaataaaataaaataaaataaaattggcttttaataataaaacatcaaatttattttcatctgaTGTAGCACGAAATTTCAATGACGTGTGACGCGTGCGGACAACCGGATGACATCGCCCTTCGAAAACATATAGTCCTTCGCGTGATAATAAACTTGCAACTGGTGCCACTCTTGATGGGTAGTAAAATCTTCCGCTTCtcaaaatcatttttcttatTCTGTTTCAACCACTTCTGTGTCCACTGCATCTGCGTCCACTGCATCTCGCTGTCTGGAATTATGTTAATGTTGTTGTTCATGGCGAAAATactatattttatgtaaaagcAGAagagttattaaatttttcttttgaaaaacaaagaaagattcaagtaataaatattatccaCCGCtcttatttattgttaaaaaaagtaaaaaatttgaaggtaTATACCTTTGAAATACCATAGACAAAAGTTTCGGAGCTATAGGAGGGAAAGGAGAAAGGGGAAAAGGATAAGGGAAAGTAAGGGACGAAAGGAAGTGAATGAGAAAGGAAGGAAAAGGGAAGGAAtgttatttgtttgtttttattttacttaaaaagtCAAATACATACATTATAATGCCTAAGcgccaaaaattttataacatacAACGAATTAACTAGTCACCTTAGTAGTGAACGCGCTGggacaaaaataaaaagagaagGGAAAGCGAAAGGAGCATACCAGACCTTTTTTTTCTGCACCTTTTTGATGATAACTTTCCAATACattattaacaaatgaaatcattttaaagattctataataaataatgatacagTAAATATAAGTTTCGTGGGCGCGGTTTGTGTCAATCTTCACTATATAAGGAACATGTGACATTTAATCTGGTCGGCTGATTTTTTGGTCGACTTTGTACTACTCAAAATttacgaataaaattattttgtaaattgagTTGAAAGTTTGCAGTTAAGTTCGACTTACACGtgaaaacaaataaaaatttgtaataattagcAAAATGACTTTTATTGGTCGCCGCGgtgctttatttatttttcgaaCTAAAAAAACCccaattttttagttttttttgttcgAATTTTTGTCGCGTTACACAACAAGATCAGGCCAACCAAAACAAATGAAACCCGACCGAAAAACCCAACCGACCGGAAATGAACAGGCCTATTTTAAGTATCTGAGGGACAgtcagttttttttaatgtcaaaattttatttgtcacccccgcaaaagaattttttcagtttgTAAGTTATCTTTTTCGCTAATCCATACAGTTGATTCTATATGAACCTTATGTAATCTTCTGGATgtacaattaaatttagatGCCGTAACTAATTGAGATGGCATAATAATTTGGGCCGTAATTAATTTGGGATTTGAGACTAGTATACGTTTAGCAGCAAGTGTTCTAAGCGAGTTAATTTCGAAAAGGTTGAATTATTGTACGAATTtgattaaaatgatttaagtCAAGTTCTgagttataaaatttaacaaacattatttttaaaaataactcctaaaattgtatttcaataaattactTTCTTTGATCgatattcttttattgtaaCGCGTTGATACGTTactaatgaatataataaaacaatctATCAActatttaattaacaaaaaattatctttctgATAAATCTgtaatttgtatattaaatcatttgtGCTTAAAGCGAATGTTATTTATATCCCGTTTTATTGCCTAATGACGAGTCTAACATATGGAACCTATAAGGCAACAAcataattagtttatttaaccattttatttaaggattgcaaagaaaaagtttttatatttacctCTACATCTTCTTCATTACGATCGTTTACAACCATTTCTAAAGTTAACGCTTTAACATGTGGCGGAATAGGTTTCTTAGCGATCGATTCCACTAATTCTGATAacctatatatattaattaagatCAATTAATTACATGTtcattaacattatttattaaaatggattcTTAATGGTGTACCTCATATTTTTACGTTCTTCCCTTTTCTTGCCTTGCAGAAAGAATGCATATAACATACTTGCACCGCACGACAGCATTGTCACATCTAGTTCGTGGttctttttgaaataatcCAAGAATTCTTGAAGTGTAAGATCACCTTCAATATCAAATCTATCCCATAAACTCCATTCTGTTTCGtgatactaataaatttagataaaaaattaggTTCAATAGAAAAGTTTGATAgaatataagaaaaaagtacgaatacataaaataattaccttGAATTTAGGCATAGCAATAGGCTCTGAAAATCCAAAGAATGGTAGAGCTAAATTTACAAAaccatttttataatcttcTATCTTATTCTTGCCAccaataattttgtataattctAAACATACTAATCCAGTTACTAATGCTGTCGTTGTAGCAATAGCCGGTATAATTTTACCAGCAATGAATTTAGTCTTGTGACGATCCGCTGGTTGAATACCATAGTTCGTGGCTCTTAAATTAGAGGTTGCAGTGATGAAATCAATATGGAAATTTGTATCATCATCTTTTTCGAATTCTACTGGATTCAATCGGAATCCAGGAATTGATGCTGGGTCGGGTAAACTTGAAATAATTTCTTGTAGTTCATTTTCATCAGTTGTTAGctgaatattttcattttcttgcACTTGAATTTTTACACCAGATTTTGGATGAAATTCAGGTACCATAACATTACTTAACACATTTTTAATGTATTCTCGATTTGTTTCACCTAAatattataacgaattttaatgtaaataattataatattaataatgagtAAAATACTTGAATATACCTTTGAGACCATAATTGAATGCATGTAAATTTGCCGCTGTTACGATAAATTCTAGATGTTCATTCTAGTATGCAGAAATATGAATTACTTAATAGTTAATCATTAAAAACGAAGAATATTGATATATACTTACATTGTTAGCATCAAAGACAATTGGGTCAGGTGCTCTCTTTGGACCAGACCAAAACTTCGTACCAGTGGACGTAAtctatgtaaaaaaaaaacccttaAACCGTTAGACTCTGTGGACTTCGTTACACGTAACAACAGATTCAACCATCCCATTTATGATGTggtatttgatttaattaacacaataaataaactattttgtAGCGACTTACTGTATCTTTTGGGAAATTGAATAGTAGCTGTTGgatagtattattaaaatattcttcaaaTTTCAAACGAGCCCATGTAACGCACTCTTCGAACGTTAATGGACGTTCgctaactaaataattttgaactcCTTCCAGAATTTCTTTTGAGCCACTACCATGTTTTGCTGTAGCTTCAATAAAGCCAGATTGGCTTAGATAGGAATTGACATTTTCAGCAGGTGTTTTAAATAACCCTTCAAACAATTCACGCGCCCACTGAATTGTATGTTCAATTGCATTTGGAAAGTTTTTTAGAGTACAAATTGGAATAGATTTTTCGGGTGGGTCTTGGGATGATGAATAGGATTCAGTAAGGTACGGAATAACAACTTGTGTATTACCCTTTGTGCCTAGTGTTCCGGACTCTAATAAAGGTTTTCTAAAGTATACACATCGTCTATCCATGTATTTACCTAagaattcacaaaaaaaaaagaaaagattaatggtataattaaaaattctcaaCATCACATCCTAATAAACTGCTTACGGGCATCAACGTTGTCTAATGCATTGGTTACTCCGTCCAAACGATCAAAGAAATCATCATTATAAACATTTTCAGTTTCTACGCCAACACGATCTTGGTGAGCAATATATTTTCCTTTAGTTTCAGGATTCATTCTGTTTATGGCAGCAATTGCGGTTTCtgattttaatttctaaaaataaaattcttttttaaaaactttttcttaTAATCTTGATTAATTAAGAGATCTAATTAATACATACACCAACGTCACGAGAACGGAACAAGAATTGTCGATTTAAGTTACTTTTTTCAATTGTATCCATATCTGTAACATGCACAGCACCTCTCGGACCAGTACCCAATCCCATCATAGCCCAGTTTTTTAGCATTTCACATCCAATAGCACCAGCACCGACCTAATCAAAAGAAagataagaaataattttcacactataattatatataaaaacaataaatttaaaaaataccaaGAATTCTCTAAAATTCGCAATTTTATGTTGAAAATCTTTGCCAAATACTGCTATTTGACCATCGTAACGAGAATTGCACTTGTGattatataagtaaaaatCAATGTTAGAATAACAGAAATTATTTAggcaaaaatcaaaatataaataaaaataacaacatACTGGAGCACAATTTTCTTCGTTCAAAGTGTCATTATCTGGCAAAGACTCCAAAgaatcaaaataaaagaattgttGTATTGGGTGAAACTTCCCACTGCAGGCTTTTAATACTTCTTGAGCAACTAATCCACCAAAAAATGCAACCATGGGTGATAAATCTCCAGTTGCACAATATGCAAGTTGTTTAAGAAGCTTATCGTCATCAAACTCAACCtaataatagtatattatattaatatcggAATACCGATAAATATTCGATACTTTATActaagaattttaaaaaatacctttTCCTCGCAttgatcattaatatttttagcaaATCGAACCAATTCTTCTGCATCAGTTTCGTTGTGCGGACGAGGTAACGAACCATGATTTTCGACAAACGCATGAAGAGCCTGAAAACCAATATGCAATTGACCAGGTCGATCCCATTTAGCAAAATCAGAAATAAGATGATCCGGTTTCCCTAAAGATTCTCGTAAAGATTtctaaataatgtaaaaaccatatattaaactaaatattttatattttcaaacaCATGACATGAAATTTCTTAGATGCAACTCACAAACTGAATTGTCTTTGGTTGCTTAACTTGGGTGAAAATACCACCACTAATATAGTCACCATATGTTGATGTATTACCAATGTTAAAGGTATAGGGACCTAaaattaatgtataaaattaatttataaaatttatactttatatattaataaaaccaTTTGTATTATAACATCACACTTCTAGCAAACTTACCAAGCACTTTTACTTTCTTAGGTtcacaattatttaattcttccaTACCCTTTATTTCAGTAAATGTTACATAATCTCCATCTTCTAATCCATGTCTTGATTCATCAAGGCATGTGACAATACCTTCCTCTTCTTTGGATACTGCAGCCACCATTCCCGTTACCGGATTTTCACCGGTAGCATcgattatttgaaatttgtcaCCAAAATCATTGAAAACCACACTAGtgttcaataaaaaaaaagtgtaaataATCCCATGTCTAaacatgataaaataataaaatataacatcCTTTACCCAAAAAGGCCGCGCACATCAGTTGATATAAAATGTATCCCATTTGCATGagtaaaatcattaatttccAATTGTTTTTTAAGAGGCGTTTCTGTCAATACGATaaccttaaaatatttatgatcCAGATCAGATAAATACATACAAAATAACTTccgtcaaaataaattataaaatttctacctgaaaattttttattttatcattggTTAATTCGCCTTCCAATACAGATATCGGTACATATTGATTAAGTTCGGCCAATCGTGGCGCAGATGTTGCATCTCTCGGTTTTCTGACATCCTCTTCTCTCAAGAAGAACTGCAATTAATAAAGTCAAATTCTTCATCAGTTCATTTAGttcatttaacaaaattatcaagttgaaaaaaaaaattgttgattttCTAACCTGCGTAGACAAGTCAGAAATTTTTACTGGCTCAGGATCATAAAGAGTAACACTCTTTACACCAGCAAGAACAAcattttttgctttattttattttataataataaactaattagtaaatttctttattaacatgcaattatataaaataacaaaaaattcaaaattaataccTATTTCAATACCAAGACC
Protein-coding sequences here:
- a CDS encoding SPS-sensor component ptr3, with the translated sequence MESKKADQTIDEGLYSRQLYVLGHDAMKKMGSSNVLIVGLKGLGIEIAKNVVLAGVKSVTLYDPEPVKISDLSTQFFLREEDVRKPRDATSAPRLAELNQYVPISVLEGELTNDKIKNFQVIVLTETPLKKQLEINDFTHANGIHFISTDVRGLFGVVFNDFGDKFQIIDATGENPVTGMVAAVSKEEEGIVTCLDESRHGLEDGDYVTFTEIKGMEELNNCEPKKVKVLGPYTFNIGNTSTYGDYISGGIFTQVKQPKTIQFKSLRESLGKPDHLISDFAKWDRPGQLHIGFQALHAFVENHGSLPRPHNETDAEELVRFAKNINDQCEEKVEFDDDKLLKQLAYCATGDLSPMVAFFGGLVAQEVLKACSGKFHPIQQFFYFDSLESLPDNDTLNEENCAPCNSRYDGQIAVFGKDFQHKIANFREFLVGAGAIGCEMLKNWAMMGLGTGPRGAVHVTDMDTIEKSNLNRQFLFRSRDVGKLKSETAIAAINRMNPETKGKYIAHQDRVGVETENVYNDDFFDRLDGVTNALDNVDARKYMDRRCVYFRKPLLESGTLGTKGNTQVVIPYLTESYSSSQDPPEKSIPICTLKNFPNAIEHTIQWARELFEGLFKTPAENVNSYLSQSGFIEATAKHGSGSKEILEGVQNYLVSERPLTFEECVTWARLKFEEYFNNTIQQLLFNFPKDTITSTGTKFWSGPKRAPDPIVFDANNNEHLEFIVTAANLHAFNYGLKGETNREYIKNVLSNVMVPEFHPKSGVKIQVQENENIQLTTDENELQEIISSLPDPASIPGFRLNPVEFEKDDDTNFHIDFITATSNLRATNYGIQPADRHKTKFIAGKIIPAIATTTALVTGLVCLELYKIIGGKNKIEDYKNGFVNLALPFFGFSEPIAMPKFKYHETEWSLWDRFDIEGDLTLQEFLDYFKKNHELDVTMLSCGASMLYAFFLQGKKREERKNMRLSELVESIAKKPIPPHVKALTLEMVVNDRNEEDVEVPYVRLVIRQ